A part of Aegilops tauschii subsp. strangulata cultivar AL8/78 chromosome 2, Aet v6.0, whole genome shotgun sequence genomic DNA contains:
- the LOC109754933 gene encoding cullin-3A-like, with product MAAGVEKVAESLDRSASVPDAEFLRELLGEWKKHGRAVLMILDIVMYMERSFVLKRGKASVRELGLRAWRDGVVRRSASEVRPRLRAALLRMARRERAGEAVDTALYELMASATKMLVELGGNVYQEILETPFIDESGRFYGREFVRLLPTPCDCGEYLSKVESMVDAEKARVSRCLGAPTTEEKVTAVVLREMVEKAVARLVGMESSGLASMLVYGRYWDLTRMHRLLGRVQGGLPAMRDVMEAHFRLVRKAEGDDERLLSGEKDRYAEMIDGVFHGEESFRAALDSCFT from the coding sequence ATGGCGGCGGGGGTTGAGAAGGTCGCGGAGTCTCTGGACCGCTCCGCCTCCGTGCCGGAcgccgagttcctgcgggagctGCTCGGCGAGTGGAAGAAGCACGGCCGTGCCGTCCTCATGATCCTCGACATCGTCATGTACATGGAGCGTTCGTTCGTCCTGAAGAGGGGCAAGGCGTCCGTGCGCGAGCTGGGGCTCCGGGCGTGGCGCGACGGCGTGGTCCGCCGCTCCGCCAGTGAGGTGCGGCCGAGGCTACGAGCCGCCCTGCTCAGGATGGCACGGCGGGAGCGGGCCGGCGAGGCCGTCGACACAGCGCTCTACGAGCTGATGGCCAGTGCGACCAAGATGCTGGTGGAGCTGGGCGGCAATGTGTACCAAGAAATCCTCGAGACGCCGTTCATCGACGAGAGCGGCCGGTTCTACGGCCGGGAGTTCGTCCGGCTGCTCCCCACGCCGTGCGACTGCGGCGAGTATCTAAGCAAAGTCGAGTCCATGGTCGACGCGGAGAAGGCGCGAGTCTCCCGCTGCCTGGGCGCTCCGACGACAGAGGAGAAGGTGACGGCGGTGGTGCTGCGGGAGATGGTGGAGAAGGCCGTGGCGCGGCTGGTCGGCATGGAGAGCTCCGGGCTCGCGTCCATGCTGGTGTACGGCAGGTACTGGGACCTGACCAGGATGCACCGGCTGCTCGGGCGCGTCCAGGGCGGCTTACCGGCGATGAGGGACGTGATGGAGGCTCACTTCCGGTTGGTCAGGAAGGCGGAGGGCGACGACGAGCGGTTGCTGTCCGGCGAGAAGGACAGGTATGCTGAGATGATCGACGGCGTGTTCCACGGCGAGGAGTCCTTCCGTGCCGCTCTGGACTCCTGCTTCACATGA